The proteins below are encoded in one region of Rhizobium sp. 9140:
- a CDS encoding DUF6894 family protein, which produces MPLFYFNLFDHEGFSRAEEPYAFTDVAAALAEAEIVLAEMALDGLPRGPDSRIEVEVLDVNRTCVAKVSLELRRQIFT; this is translated from the coding sequence ATGCCTCTGTTTTACTTCAATCTGTTCGATCATGAAGGCTTCTCTCGGGCAGAGGAGCCCTACGCTTTCACGGATGTTGCCGCAGCGCTGGCCGAGGCCGAGATTGTGCTTGCGGAAATGGCACTCGATGGTCTTCCGCGAGGGCCTGACAGCCGCATCGAGGTCGAGGTGCTCGATGTGAACCGGACCTGCGTCGCGAAGGTCAGCCTCGAACTTCGGCGGCAGATTTTCACCTGA